From a single Carassius gibelio isolate Cgi1373 ecotype wild population from Czech Republic chromosome A18, carGib1.2-hapl.c, whole genome shotgun sequence genomic region:
- the LOC127934095 gene encoding telomere repeats-binding bouquet formation protein 1-like: MFSATKTDLRLLLECLKYQMKWPGSQKQALLTIISICKQNGQYVEFFREIGGITFIYNLSKSSTFSQVKETALFTLASLAELHESVKQSLCREEMFCDLAQHLEQKMPLTEKRVAVYMLSVLVSNNRCGQTLAKTSRCIETLLSLFRHNFPDPNASYEQLQLWATVSSALCGSVNNPQNEENQNTCMHVFPLVKTWLQEVALPRAELAQPICSFIGMTVANNPCAQQYFVSVGGLDSLSETLTRVLSQSAHSAPACKVAIVITKTLSACISNNEQLVPCLSKSMVIPGLLCLLSSPNLDPQDQLAVVLTIGHLTDACVEHQSQLLSTGGLPIMISLLTEASDEEVRKAAMFILHTCKRITESLGAGMSTMSLEENDMKSHWQSAGEILQRIQLLEKKIGVKLWERDTEIQQPSNQKLTSSVECKEAWWEGSVMRKVKGYHRVCGELHTTPAGTLERPVPNEIPYSKENLQCVSTEECLSPVQVTHFEGPSWEKGNKRGHELMRENERNIERTGNQETSTQGCVKKRDMERKLQSERGAKRLKIIYQDSDEDGQKRLQHCSTPTEGGRDTQGPDIFRHPDPMKRSQCPHSHSDDEMSLCSELLDREIKRFRKLSSASKPSTLRCAGCVKNINEMDSHSFGAVLGSCRFQCDFHLVLQEAEDRFRRNQQLKRTRHTMTHSHIHTHDNNRKSTSEETEMRKRDKHRLSHQPSDRCIRLTPLRRPSEIYSPGIKKNHLKKTSEDCLPKNSSGRHRKRRNFSADELQYLNMGVKRFGHSWNSILWTYPFQSGRTNVDLAKKYQHMQA, from the exons ATGTTTTCAGCTACCAAGACAGATTTGCGTCTGTTACTGGAATGTCTAAAATACCAGATGAAATGGCCTGGATCACAGAAACAAGCTCTTCTCACTATCATCTCAATCTGCAAACAAAACG GTCAGTATGTGGAGTTCTTTAGAGAGATTGGGGGAATTACCTTCATCTATAACCTGTCAAAGTCCAGCACTTTCTCTCAGGTTAAAGAGACTGCTCTATTTACACTTGCATCCTTGGCTGAATTACATG AGAGCGTTAAGCAGTCACTGTGCAGAGAGGAGATGTTTTGTGACTTAGCGCAGCATCTGGAACAGAAAATGCCTCTGACGGAAAAAAGAGTAGCAGTGTACATGCTGTCTGTATTGGTTTCCAACAACA GATGTGGACAGACTCTTGCTAAGACCTCCAGGTGTATCGAAACCTTGCTCAGTTTGTTCAG GCATAATTTTCCAGATCCTAACGCATCTTATGAGCAGCTACAGTTGTGGGCCACTGTGTCTAGTGCTCTCTGCGGCTCTGTCAACAATCCTCAGaatg AAGAGAATCAGAACACATGTATGCATGTGTTTCCCCTGGTGAAGACCTGGCTGCAGGAAGTGGCATTGCCCAGGGCAGAGCTGGCACAGCCTATATGCTCATTTATTGGCATGACTGTTGCAAACAATC CTTGTGCTCAGCAGTATTTTGTGTCAGTGGGAGGCCTagattcactctcagaaactcttACAAGAGTTTTGTCTCAGTCGGCACACAGTGCTCCTGCTTGTAAGGTGGCCATAGTAATCACTAAAACACTGTCTGCTTGCATCTCGAACAACG AGCAGTTGGTGCCTTGTTTATCAAAGTCGATGGTCATCCCAGGACTGCTGTGTCTGTTGTCCAGCCCAAACCTTGACCCACAGGACCAGCTCGCTGTGGTGTTGACGATTGGACACCTCACAGATGCCTGTG TAGAGCATCAGTCTCAGTTGTTGTCGACAGGAGGTTTGCCTATTATGATTTCTCTGCTCACTGAGGCTAGTGATGAAGAGGTTAGAAAGGCAGCCATGTTCATCCTGCACACCTGCAAGAGAATCA CTGAATCATTAGGCGCAGGCATGTCAACAATGAGTCTAGAGGAGAATGACATGAAGAGTCACTGGCAGTCCGCCGGAGAAATCCTCCAGAGAATACAGCTCCTAGAGAAAAAG ATTGGTGTGAAACTGTGGGAAAGAGACACCGAAATACAGCAGCCCAGCAATCAGAAGTTAACCTCATCTGTGGAATGTAAAGAGGCATGGTGGGAAGGTTCTGTGATGCGAAAGGTGAAAGGTTACCATCGAGTATGTGGGGAGTTACACACAACCCCTGCAGGAACTCTAGAACGACCAGTCCCAAATGAAATACCATACAGTAAAGAGAACTTG CAGTGTGTCAGCACTGAAGAGTGTTTGAGTCCTGTCCAAGTCACTCACTTCGAAGGCCCTAGCTGGGAAAAAGGCAACAAGAGAGGGCATGAACTaatgagagagaatgagaggaaTATTGAGAGAACTGGCAACCAAGAGACAAGCACACAGGGATGTGTGAAAAAGAGAGACATGGAGAGGAAATTACAGTCTGAAAGAGGGGCAAAgagattaaaaattatatatcaaGACTCAGATGAAGATGGCCAAAAACGTTTACAGCACTGCAGCACACCAACAGAGGGCGGCAGAGATACACAGGG CCCAGATATTTTCAGACATCCTGATCCCATGAAGAGAAGCCAGTGCCCACACAGTCATTCTGATG ATGAAATGTCTCTGTGCTCTGAGCTGTTAGACAGAGAAATTAAACGGTTTCGGAAGCTGTCATCTGCCTCTAAACCCAGCACTCTACGCTGTGCAG GTTGtgtgaaaaatataaatgaaatggaCAGTCATTCATTTGGTGCTGTGTTGGGTAGCTGCAGGTTTCAGTGTGACTTTCACCTGGTCCTGCAGGAGGCTGAGGATCGATTTAGGAGAAACCAGCAGTTAAAGAGGACTAGACACACTATGACACACAGTCACATCCACACACATGACAACAACAGAAAAAGCACTAGTGAAGAAACAGAGATGAGAAAGAGGGACAAACACAGGCTGAGTCACCAACCATCAGACAGAT GTATTAGGCTCACACCCTTGAGAAGACCGAGTGAAATATACA gCCCAGGCATAAAAAAGAACCACCTCAAGAAAACCTCAGAAGACTGTCTCCCAAAAAAT TCTTCAGGCAGACACAGAAAGAGGAGGAACTTTTCAGCTGATGAGTTGCAGTACCTCAACATGGGTGTGAAGAGGTTTGGTCACTCCTGGAACTCCATCCTCTGGACGTATCCCTTCCAGTCGGGACGCACCAATGTAGACCTGGCCAAGAAGTACCAACACATGCAGGCATGA
- the LOC127933782 gene encoding uncharacterized protein LOC127933782, whose protein sequence is MGAKLSRKKSEAGIGAETTGPAVQETETAEGSPVAENAEQKCSEGEIQEESKPAEEKSDSSTTVLQSLTQAVGETVTAVTEQIAAPVEDVVNKGIEAVESALASVSLIEKEPEQKSEPVVDLADSDVLQEPSLLDDLLKSPLSEALISGVTMVSEAITSGGVEEKISNSAPAENEDLLDCLGKMETPSVDLLDCKLTNESTKPNSDPSFTLEDMGQNAAE, encoded by the coding sequence ATGGGAGCAAAGCTCAGTCGGAAGAAGAGTGAAGCAGGGATAGGAGCAGAGACGACAGGTCCAGCTGTGCAAGAGACTGAAACGGCAGAGGGCTCACCTGTGGCTGAAAATGCAGAGCAAAAATGTTCTGAAGGTGAGATTCAAGAAGAGAGCAAGCCTGCAGAAGAGAAGTCTGACTCTTCAACCACTGTTCTGCAAAGCCTTACACAAGCTGTAGGAGAAACGGTCACCGCAGTCACTGAACAGATAGCCGCACCAGTAGAAGATGTTGTAAACAAAGGTATCGAGGCAGTGGAGTCCGCACTGGCCTCCGTCAGCCTGATCGAGAAAGAGCCTGAACAGAAGTCTGAACCTGTGGTAGATCTTGCTGATTCTGATGTTCTCCAAGAACCCAGCCTCTTGGATGACCTCCTGAAATCTCCACTTTCAGAAGCCCTCATTTCTGGAGTCACTATGGTGAGTGAAGCCATAACCAGTGGGGGAGTGGAAGAGAAAATTAGTAATTCTGCACCAGCTGAGAACGAGGATTTGTTGGATTGTCTAGGGAAGATGGAGACGCCCTCAGTGGACCTTCTGGACTGTAAACTGACCAATGAATCCACAAAACCTAACTCAGATCCATCATTTACTTTGGAAGATATGGGACAGAACGCAGCTGAATAA
- the LOC127933781 gene encoding neuropilin and tolloid-like protein 2, producing the protein MHEALVLLILIEEGFALAQKTQALPQNVAVEDKKPAHCGTMIQTANGGSFSSPNYPNTYPPNKECVYILEAHPRKRIQLVFDDIYYIEPSFECRFDNVEIRDGPFVFSPLINRYCGAKSPGIVTSSGRFMWIRFTSDEELEGLGFRVEYSYTADPDFHLHIGGLLNPIPDCQFEMSGSDGIIRSSQVEEENKVKSGEALDCIWTIRAPPMSKIYLRFLDYQLENSNECKKNFVAIYEGSNAIEDLKAKYCSTVANDVTLDNTVGVVRMWADESSKMSRFRLLFTVFAEPPCLANTFFCHSNMCINNTLVCNGVQNCMFPWDENNCKEKKSKSFFQHMNKTHGTVIGVASGVVLLLLIISVFIQMKQPRKKVLSRKGLQEVLEPPQYELFSVREAELSEDLSEELESLQKLRRSSSVSRCVHEHHCGAPSSAASYVMASRVHRLSQPSDEMSMVVGARGWGSFHGRRSSSHSHAFTDDPRAHAYSAQSLREALENEELELEGRVMEEIGYNDLITRGHNVVMVRNHANPVQHRSLSMDF; encoded by the exons atgcatgagg CCTTGGTTCTGCTTATCCTGATAGAGGAGGGTTTCGCATTGGCTCAGAAAACTCAAG CTTTGCCTCAGAATGTAGCTGTTGAGGATAAGAAACCTGCTCACTGCGGAACTATGATCCAGACGGCAAATGGAGGATCATTCAGTTCTCCAAACTACCCCAACACTTACCCACCAAACAAGGAGTGCGTGTACATACTGGAGG CCCATCCACGGAAGAGAATACAACTTGTCTTCGATGACATCTACTACATCGAGCCGTCCTTTGAGTGCCGCTTTGATAACGTTGAAATCCGTGATGGGCCGTTTGTTTTCTCTCCGTTGATTAATCGATACTGCGGAGCAAAGAGTCCAGGAATCGTCACCTCCTCCGGACGCTTCATGTGGATCAGGTTTACCAGCGATGAGGAGCTGGAGGGCCTGGGCTTCAGGGTGGAGTATTCATATACTGCAG ATCCTGACTTTCATCTCCATATTGGGGGACTCTTGAATCCCATTCCAG ACTGTCAGTTTGAAATGTCTGGATCAGATGGTATAATCAGATCTAGTCAAGTTGAGGAGGAAAATAAGGTGAAATCAGGGGAAGCACTGGATTGTATTTGGACCATACGAGCTCCACCGATGTCTAAG ATCTATCTCCGCTTTCTGGACTATCAGCTGGAGAACTCAAATGAGTGTAAGAAGAACTTTGTTGCAATCTATGAAGGCAGTAATGCCATTGAAGACCTCAAGGCCAAGTACTGCAGCACCGTTGCCAACGACGTCACGCTTGACAACACTGTGGGAGTGGTCAGAATGTGGGCCGACGAGAGCAGCAAAATGAGCCGCTTCCGTCTGCTCTTCACGGTCTTTGCTGAAC CTCCGTGTTTGGCCAACACATTCTTCTGTCACAGCAACATGTGCATCAACAACACTCTGGTTTGTAACGGTGTTCAGAATTGTATGTTTCCCTGGGATGAGAACAACTGTAAAG AAAAGAAGTCCAAAAGTTTCTTCCAACATATGAATAAAACTCATGGCACTGTGATTGGAGTGGCGTCTGGCGTGGTCTTGCTTCTTCTCATCATATCTGTATTTATACAAATGAAGCAGCCAAGAAAAAAG GTTTTGAGCCGTAAAGGTTTGCAGGAGGTGCTGGAGCCTCCTCAGTACGAGCTGTTCTCCGTGAGGGAAGCGGAGCTGTCGGAGGATCTGTCGGAGGAGTTGGAGAGTCTGCAGAAACTCCGCCGCTCCTCCAGCGTGTCCCGCTGCGTCCACGAGCATCACTGTGGCGCTCCGAGCAGCGCTGCCTCCTATGTCATGGCAAGTAGAGTCCATCGTCTCTCTCAGCCGTCTGATGAGATGAGTATGGTTGTTGGAGCCAGAGGCTGGGGTAGTTTCCATGGACGCAGGAGCAGCTCACACTCGCACGCTTTCACAGACGACCCGCGAGCTCACGCTTACAGCGCGCAGAGTCTGCGAGAGGCACTTGAAAATGAGGAGCTGGAGCTGGAGGGACGGGTGATGGAGGAGATCGGCTACAATGATTTAATCACCCGTGGACACAACGTTGTGATGGTACGGAACCATGCCAACCCTGTCCAACACCGCTCCCTCTCTATGGACTTCTGA
- the LOC127934763 gene encoding pyruvate dehydrogenase [acetyl-transferring]-phosphatase 2, mitochondrial-like: MSGYLRSRLLLYTSGKHLTSFFAPSHHVLSDKRCRTCCPHPSQARSFSSRRGRSDGRSGQEGENTLHAPRREVDFQLSRLQINTVLRANEQAVCIPEFDGRSGPSPVLRFESNQLSANTPLEDRRSSASCLQTRGLLFGVFDGHGGHACAQVVSERLPYYIAVSMMSESVLEDLEAAMETLRPVPPILQWYKHRNDYNYRESSALYVDHLRVYWQELLSSEEHGDGMRPADALIYAFQRLDTDLSLEAQVPLANDLMRNTAIQAAFAGCTACVAHIGPEGVHVANAGDCRAVLGVQEHDGSWSALPLTQDHNAANVAEVERIWQQHPASERHSVIVDDRLLGVLMPLRAFGDVRFKWSRELQQSVLENGDSDSEALNLYQYAPPNYLTPPYLEATPEVTYHRLRPQDRFLILASDGLWDEMTSDEAVRLVAEHLTGIHLQAPVSASQLNLGQMHQLLLQRRARATPALDLNGATHLIRHALGTNEYAEMDQERLATMLALPSDLARMYRDDITVTVIYFNPNFSKTTN; this comes from the coding sequence ATGTCTGGCTATTTGCGTTCAAGACTCCTCCTTTACACTAGTGGAAAACATCTGACCAGTTTCTTTGCACCCAGCCATCATGTTTTATCTGATAAACGGTGTAGAACCTGCTGCCCACATCCTTCTCAAGCCCGGAGCTTCTCTTCCCGTCGTGGTCGATCGGATGGAAGATCAGGACAGGAAGGAGAAAACACACTGCATGCTCCAAGACGTGAAGTAGACTTCCAGCTGAGCCGGCTGCAGATCAACACAGTTCTGCGTGCTAATGAGCAGGCCGTTTGTATTCCAGAGTTTGATGGCCGTAGTGGTCCCAGTCCAGTGCTGAGGTTTGAAAGTAACCAGCTTTCAGCCAATACTCCACTAGAGGACCGGCGCAGCAGTGCCAGCTGCCTCCAGACTCGTGGCTTGCTTTTTGGCGTGTTTGATGGACACGGTGGACATGCATGCGCTCAAGTGGTCAGCGAGCGTCTGCCTTATTACATTGCTGTATCGATGATGTCAGAGTCCGTCCTGGAGGATCTAGAGGCTGCCATGGAGACCTTACGACCCGTGCCGCCCATTCTACAGTGGTACAAGCACCGTAATGACTACAACTACAGGGAATCATCAGCCCTCTATGTTGATCATTTACGTGTTTACTGGCAGGAGCTTCTGTCGAGTGAAGAACATGGAGATGGCATGCGTCCCGCAGATGCTCTCATCTATGCATTCCAACGACTGGACACAGATCTTTCTCTTGAGGCACAGGTGCCGCTCGCAAATGACCTGATGCGGAACACAGCCATCCAGGCCGCCTTCGCTGGATGCACGGCTTGTGTGGCTCACATTGGACCAGAAGGTGTGCATGTTGCAAATGCAGGAGACTGTCGGGCAGTTTTGGGCGTCCAGGAGCATGATGGGAGCTGGAGTGCTTTGCCACTCACACAAGACCACAACGCTGCCAATGTAGCCGAGGTGGAGCGTATATGGCAGCAGCATCCGGCTAGTGAACGGCATTCTGTAATCGTAGACGACAGGTTGCTCGGGGTCCTGATGCCGTTACGTGCGTTTGGAGACGTTCGCTTCAAATGGAGTCGTGAGCTGCAGCAGAGTGTTCTGGAGAATGGAGACTCTGATTCAGAAGCACTGAATCTTTATCAATACGCTCCACCTAATTATCTCACTCCACCTTATTTAGAGGCGACGCCAGAAGTCACCTACCACCGGCTTCGACCCCAGGACCGGTTTTTGATTTTGGCTTCTGATGGGCTCTGGGACGAGATGACCAGTGATGAGGCGGTCAGGCTTGTGGCAGAACATCTGACTGGTATTCATCTGCAAGCTCCAGTTTCGGCCAGCCAGCTCAACTTGGGACAAATGCACCAGCTGCTGCTGCAGCGACGGGCCAGAGCAACACCCGCTTTGGATTTGAACGGAGCCACACATTTGATTCGCCATGCACTGGGCACAAATGAGTATGCAGAGATGGACCAGGAGAGACTGGCAACCATGCTGGCTCTGCCTAGCGATTTAGCACGCATGTACCGAGATGACATCACTGTCACCGTGATTTATTTTAACCCTAATTTTAGCAAAACCACAAACTAA